The following are encoded together in the Cryptosporangium phraense genome:
- a CDS encoding IS4 family transposase yields MSPGAPLSTDSVITRSVGAAPDRFAAGHLGELTQQVPFEMVDEVLAETGAVQARVRNLPARVVVYLLLAGCLFTGIGYRQVWARLIAGLEGLPVPIPTASALTQARTRLGAGPLRRLFEVLAGPAATGRVPGTRWRGLLLCAIDGTLLSVPDSPANLGVYRKQAGGPCGGGSYPTLRLVTLLACGTRTVISAVFGPASTGETRYAPGLFAALRPGMLVLADRNFTAGGLITAINSTGAQVLFRARTGRGGPALPALARNPDGSFRSVFGGVAVRVIDARISVRTTAGSRTQTYRLLTTLLDTSRYPAAELIGLYHQRWEIETAYLELKSGLLGGRVLRARTPAGVEQEVWALLICYQAIRTAMTDATNSVPDLDPDRAGFTTALHAARDQVIHAAGVIADTTIDLVGAIGRAILADLLPDRRPRTNARTVKRAISKYNARGPHIDRRTYPTTVTIDVLTGTDKPDQPLTTRHWR; encoded by the coding sequence ATGTCACCTGGAGCTCCGCTGTCCACGGATTCTGTCATCACCCGGTCGGTCGGTGCGGCCCCTGACCGGTTCGCGGCCGGCCATCTGGGTGAGCTGACTCAGCAGGTCCCGTTCGAGATGGTCGACGAGGTCCTGGCTGAGACCGGCGCGGTTCAGGCCCGGGTCCGGAACCTTCCGGCCCGGGTCGTGGTGTATCTGCTGCTGGCAGGCTGTCTGTTCACCGGGATCGGATACCGGCAGGTCTGGGCGCGGCTGATCGCCGGCTTGGAAGGCCTACCGGTGCCGATTCCGACGGCTTCGGCGTTGACCCAGGCCCGGACGAGGCTGGGCGCGGGCCCGTTGCGCAGGTTGTTCGAGGTACTCGCCGGCCCGGCGGCCACCGGCAGGGTCCCGGGAACACGATGGCGGGGACTACTGCTCTGCGCGATCGACGGCACCCTGCTCTCAGTGCCCGACAGCCCAGCGAACCTGGGTGTCTATCGCAAACAGGCCGGTGGACCCTGCGGCGGCGGCTCCTATCCGACGCTGCGCCTGGTGACCCTGCTGGCCTGCGGAACCCGCACGGTGATCAGTGCGGTCTTCGGGCCCGCCAGCACCGGAGAGACCCGTTACGCACCTGGCCTGTTCGCTGCGCTGCGCCCAGGGATGCTGGTGCTGGCCGACCGGAACTTCACCGCAGGCGGGCTGATCACCGCGATCAACTCCACCGGCGCGCAGGTGTTGTTCCGGGCCAGGACCGGGCGCGGAGGCCCGGCGCTGCCCGCCCTGGCCCGCAACCCCGACGGATCGTTCCGCTCCGTGTTCGGCGGCGTTGCGGTTCGGGTCATCGACGCCCGGATCAGTGTCCGGACCACCGCCGGGTCCCGGACCCAGACCTACCGGCTGCTCACCACCCTGCTCGACACCAGCCGCTACCCCGCCGCAGAGCTGATCGGCCTCTACCACCAGCGATGGGAAATCGAGACCGCCTATCTAGAGCTCAAATCGGGGCTGCTGGGCGGACGCGTGCTGCGCGCCCGCACCCCAGCCGGTGTTGAACAGGAAGTCTGGGCGCTGCTGATCTGCTACCAGGCCATCCGCACCGCAATGACCGACGCCACCAACAGCGTCCCCGACCTCGATCCCGACCGAGCAGGATTCACCACCGCCCTGCACGCCGCCCGCGATCAGGTCATCCACGCCGCCGGCGTCATCGCTGACACCACGATCGACCTGGTCGGCGCGATCGGCCGAGCCATCCTCGCCGACCTTCTACCCGACCGGCGGCCCCGGACCAACGCCCGCACCGTCAAACGCGCCATCTCCAAATACAACGCCCGCGGCCCCCACATCGACCGCCGAACCTACCCGACCACCGTCACCATCGACGTCCTCACCGGGACAGACAAACCAGACCAGCCCTTAACTACCCGGCATTGGCGCTAG
- a CDS encoding LLM class F420-dependent oxidoreductase, which produces MELGLHIADFTWDGGPAQLRTALATHVRDAEAAGVTRITVMDHFWQIRGVGPAEHEMLEAYTTLGFLAAHTEKALLSTLVTGVIYREPALLAKQISTLDVLTGGRAGLGIGAAWNDEESEGLGFAFPSVAERFERLEEALQICLQMWSESEEPYDGKHYRLGRTLNSPQNVQARPPIMIGGGGEKRTLRLVAQYADACNIGGDVETVKHKLGVLRRHCDEVGRDYDAIEKTTIFPIDPSSTADDIVRTASGLRDAGFTVAYVYAHDITDRQSIIDLFAAAVPELA; this is translated from the coding sequence ATGGAACTCGGTCTGCACATCGCCGACTTCACCTGGGACGGCGGCCCGGCACAGCTCCGCACGGCGCTCGCCACCCACGTCCGGGACGCCGAAGCCGCGGGCGTCACCCGGATCACGGTGATGGACCACTTCTGGCAGATCCGCGGGGTCGGCCCGGCCGAGCACGAGATGCTCGAGGCCTACACGACGCTCGGCTTCCTCGCCGCGCACACCGAGAAGGCGCTGCTGTCGACGCTGGTCACCGGCGTGATCTACCGTGAGCCCGCCCTGCTGGCCAAGCAGATCTCGACGCTGGACGTCCTCACCGGCGGGCGCGCCGGGCTCGGGATCGGGGCGGCCTGGAACGACGAGGAGTCGGAGGGCCTCGGGTTCGCGTTCCCCTCGGTCGCCGAGCGGTTCGAGCGGCTCGAGGAGGCTCTTCAGATCTGTTTGCAAATGTGGTCGGAGTCCGAGGAGCCGTACGACGGCAAGCACTACCGGCTCGGGCGGACGCTGAACTCGCCGCAGAACGTGCAGGCCCGGCCGCCGATCATGATCGGGGGTGGGGGCGAGAAACGCACGCTCCGGCTGGTCGCGCAGTACGCGGATGCGTGCAACATCGGCGGCGACGTCGAGACCGTGAAGCACAAGCTCGGTGTGCTGCGCCGTCACTGCGACGAGGTCGGGCGGGACTACGACGCGATCGAGAAGACGACGATCTTCCCGATCGACCCGAGCAGCACCGCCGACGACATCGTCCGCACCGCGAGTGGGCTCCGGGACGCGGGGTTCACGGTTGCCTACGTCTACGCGCACGACATCACCGACCGGCAGTCGATCATCGACCTGTTCGCGGCGGCGGTCCCCGAGCTCGCGTAG
- a CDS encoding TIGR03618 family F420-dependent PPOX class oxidoreductase: MPLPDDLRAVLQNSAICFFSTLMPDGSPQTTQTWADTDGEHILINTVDTHQKTRNVRRDPRVSLGIGDPAAPMRSWAVRGSVVSMTTDGAREHIDALSQRYLGRPYPGFGGGGGERVLLTVKVETVH; encoded by the coding sequence ATGCCACTACCCGACGACCTGCGTGCGGTGCTCCAGAACAGCGCGATCTGCTTCTTCAGCACGCTCATGCCCGACGGCTCCCCCCAGACGACGCAGACCTGGGCCGACACCGACGGCGAGCACATCCTGATCAACACCGTCGACACCCACCAGAAGACCCGCAACGTCCGCCGCGACCCGCGGGTCTCGCTGGGCATCGGCGACCCGGCCGCGCCGATGCGGTCCTGGGCGGTCCGCGGCAGCGTCGTCTCGATGACGACCGACGGCGCCCGCGAGCACATCGACGCACTCTCCCAGCGGTATCTCGGCCGTCCGTACCCGGGGTTCGGAGGCGGTGGCGGCGAGCGGGTCCTGCTCACGGTCAAGGTCGAGACCGTCCATTGA